From a single Lytechinus pictus isolate F3 Inbred unplaced genomic scaffold, Lp3.0 scaffold_19, whole genome shotgun sequence genomic region:
- the LOC129260008 gene encoding uncharacterized protein LOC129260008, whose protein sequence is MADILSDKFMLKLAKKIDPSHVPPQYLSTYLDFTGALGSDAAIVGNMTLNQGNAYQKIFGNYTMKHGRKEDSALKLTKMFLENDMKDCADLVKGELKKFGIPVPSDEELTVDQPVSLPTPPRDIPGEELEATGAKTKMDCEKMETD, encoded by the exons ATGGCTGATATTTTGAGTGACAAATTCATGTTGAAATTGGCGAAAAAAATCGATCCTTCGCATGTGCCTCCACAGTATTTGAGCACGTACTTAGATTTCACTGGAGCCCTAGGTTCAGATGCAGCAATAGTGGGAAACATGACCTTAAATCAAGGAAATGCATACCAGAAGATCTTCGGCAACTATACGATGAAACATGGTCGCAAGGAGGACAGTGCCCTGAAACTCACCAAGATGTTTCTAGAAAATGATATGAAGGACTGTGCTGATCTTGTCAAAGGAG AGTTAAAGAAGTTTGGAATCCCAGTACCTTCAGATGAAGAACTGACTGTCGATCAACCAGTGTCGCTTCCCACCCCTCCACGTGACATCCCAG GCGAGGAATTAGAAGCCACTGGTGcaaaaacaaagatggattgcGAAAAAATGGAAACGGACTGA